From the Ruania alkalisoli genome, one window contains:
- a CDS encoding THUMP-like domain-containing protein, with product MDRRTLSQLLSPEGWALLAQLPPYDEEQALRLSEGLRARGLDPDLVAGALTQSRLRNRARSKFGEFAGEMLFTESGLEQATRLAVAARHARRYADAGVQHVADLGCGLGGDAMAMAALGLRVLAVELDEETATLATVNLRAFEHAQVRLADATEVDLAADGIDAVFADPARRTRSGARVFDPRAYSPDLDTLLGLRHQVPNLGLKVGPGIPYTALPSQTHAQWISVDGNVVEAGLWFGDLATEGAGRSALLLSGESAHVISAPGDADARPVQAPAADLGAYLYEPDGAVIRAGLVAQLAERIEGHLLDESIAYVSTASAHETPFAVGYRVLDSFDFGLKRLRAYLRTREVGRVTIKKRGTAVVPDQLRQQLGLRGPNEATIVLTRLRGKQSVIVVEPLTRG from the coding sequence GTGGATCGCCGGACTCTCTCTCAGTTGCTCTCCCCCGAGGGGTGGGCGCTGCTTGCCCAACTCCCGCCCTACGACGAGGAGCAGGCGCTGCGGCTGTCCGAAGGGCTGCGGGCTCGGGGGCTCGATCCCGACCTCGTCGCCGGTGCTCTCACGCAGAGCCGCCTCCGCAACCGCGCACGAAGCAAATTCGGCGAGTTCGCCGGCGAGATGCTCTTCACCGAGAGCGGGCTCGAACAGGCCACGCGATTGGCAGTCGCCGCCCGGCACGCACGCCGCTATGCCGACGCCGGGGTCCAGCACGTCGCCGACCTGGGATGCGGGCTAGGCGGCGACGCGATGGCGATGGCCGCACTCGGACTTCGGGTGCTGGCCGTCGAACTCGACGAGGAGACCGCCACTCTCGCGACAGTGAACCTGCGCGCGTTCGAGCACGCGCAGGTGCGCCTCGCCGATGCGACCGAGGTGGATCTGGCCGCCGACGGTATCGACGCAGTCTTCGCCGACCCAGCCCGCCGCACCCGGTCCGGGGCTCGCGTCTTCGACCCCCGTGCGTACTCCCCCGATCTCGACACTCTGCTCGGGCTGCGTCACCAGGTGCCGAATCTCGGGCTCAAGGTCGGCCCCGGAATCCCGTACACGGCTCTCCCGTCCCAGACTCACGCCCAGTGGATCAGCGTGGACGGCAACGTCGTCGAGGCAGGGCTGTGGTTCGGGGACCTGGCGACCGAGGGTGCAGGACGGAGTGCGCTGCTACTCTCCGGCGAGAGCGCCCACGTCATCTCGGCACCCGGCGACGCCGACGCACGGCCCGTGCAGGCGCCCGCGGCCGATCTGGGCGCCTACCTGTACGAGCCCGACGGTGCCGTCATCCGGGCCGGCCTGGTGGCCCAGCTCGCAGAGCGGATCGAGGGACACCTGCTGGACGAGTCCATCGCCTACGTGAGTACCGCGAGCGCGCACGAGACGCCCTTCGCCGTCGGGTATCGGGTCCTTGACTCCTTCGACTTCGGCCTCAAACGGCTGCGGGCGTACCTGCGCACGCGGGAGGTCGGGCGAGTCACGATCAAGAAGCGAGGCACCGCCGTCGTGCCCGACCAGCTACGCCAGCAACTGGGGTTGCGGGGGCCGAACGAGGCCACGATCGTGCTCACCCGGCTGCGCGGCAAGCAGAGCGTGATCGTGGTCGAACCGCTGACGCGGGGCTGA
- a CDS encoding PrsW family intramembrane metalloprotease — translation MSYQHPNQPPPAREPDGHGQQPPQGYPVQQAPQGAPHQPYQASYGGPAHPQQRSAYGSHLRYAQAPAPVSVAPPSEQYAPSAQHGWVAAPARRHPRRRVVFEILLLALGTLGVLSFVAVTALLFGVGNSVVATFFSLIPLAIVGFAVLWVDRWEPEPRLLLAAAFVWGGGVAVWLSSLMNEPFGTALGSSLAPSMPPEALPAVFGAPVVEEFWKGLGVLLIFLIRRRHFNGPVDGIVYASVIAAAFAFVENIQYLSSAGDQMAFTFILRGLASPFGHLIYTACIGVALGLASRHKSKLAWLWMMPIGYLGAVLLHGAWNGAASFAGGLGGLAAMLVFLNWLPLVIWAIILVWLRKKETQLLAERLSDYVPSGWLVPQEVAMLTSMQGRRNAKAWAARGGPQAAAAMKSFQKAAVDLAYARQDLYTGHTGIRARQDEMALLETIGRTRAQFKTALGV, via the coding sequence GTGAGCTATCAACACCCGAACCAACCGCCTCCTGCGCGAGAGCCAGACGGACACGGCCAGCAGCCGCCGCAGGGCTACCCGGTGCAGCAGGCGCCCCAGGGTGCACCGCACCAGCCCTATCAAGCCTCCTATGGCGGGCCCGCTCACCCGCAGCAACGGTCGGCCTACGGCAGCCACCTGCGCTATGCGCAGGCGCCTGCCCCTGTCTCGGTGGCGCCGCCATCGGAGCAGTACGCCCCGTCGGCGCAGCACGGGTGGGTCGCTGCGCCCGCTCGTCGGCACCCCCGCCGCCGGGTGGTCTTCGAGATCCTGCTGCTGGCCCTGGGCACCCTGGGTGTCCTGTCTTTCGTCGCGGTGACGGCGCTCCTCTTCGGCGTCGGCAACAGTGTGGTCGCCACGTTCTTCTCGCTCATCCCGCTGGCCATCGTCGGGTTTGCGGTGCTCTGGGTGGATCGGTGGGAACCCGAGCCGCGTCTCTTGCTCGCAGCAGCCTTCGTGTGGGGAGGCGGTGTGGCCGTGTGGTTGTCGAGCCTCATGAACGAACCCTTCGGGACCGCTCTCGGCAGCAGCCTGGCGCCGTCGATGCCTCCCGAGGCGTTGCCGGCGGTCTTCGGGGCTCCGGTCGTGGAGGAGTTCTGGAAGGGGCTCGGCGTGCTGTTGATCTTCCTCATCCGGCGCCGTCACTTCAACGGCCCGGTCGACGGGATCGTCTATGCCTCGGTGATCGCCGCAGCCTTCGCTTTCGTCGAGAACATCCAGTACCTGAGCAGTGCCGGTGACCAGATGGCGTTCACCTTCATCCTGCGTGGTCTCGCCTCCCCGTTCGGGCACCTGATCTACACCGCGTGCATCGGAGTCGCACTCGGTCTCGCCTCCCGCCACAAGAGCAAGCTGGCCTGGCTGTGGATGATGCCGATCGGCTACCTGGGCGCGGTGTTGCTGCACGGTGCCTGGAACGGTGCCGCGTCATTCGCCGGTGGCCTGGGCGGGCTCGCGGCCATGTTGGTCTTCCTCAACTGGCTGCCGCTGGTGATCTGGGCGATCATCCTGGTCTGGTTGCGCAAGAAGGAGACCCAGCTGCTGGCTGAGCGGTTGAGCGACTACGTGCCCTCCGGATGGCTGGTGCCACAGGAGGTCGCGATGCTGACGTCGATGCAGGGGCGACGCAACGCCAAGGCATGGGCTGCCCGGGGTGGGCCGCAGGCGGCGGCCGCGATGAAGTCGTTCCAGAAGGCGGCGGTCGATCTGGCCTACGCCCGTCAAGATCTGTACACCGGGCACACAGGGATCCGTGCCCGGCAGGACGAGATGGCGTTGCTGGAGACCATCGGACGGACCCGCGCCCAGTTCAAGACGGCGCTGGGGGTGTGA
- a CDS encoding ROK family transcriptional regulator: protein MTPSSRWPAVPDTERRVLLELLVHGALPRVRIAERLSLSRTSLSRIARGLIEAGLIAEGESVPLGGRGRPAESLHLRHDAAHFAGVKLTAETMYLEVTDLRAQPVAEVAVPLRSREVPDVVTLIADSIRQTGVSDVVGIGIAVAGDVRSTAEGTVLRHSNFLGWDAVPLSGLVSEATGMPATVVNDVHALAGAHHWFGTDGSHRSMVVFGVGAGIGSGVVIDGMLHPGAHGRAGRVGHTRIGGQGRRCENGHLDCVHSFVTIPATEHNAGVGRGEYALALERARAGEETAVRAFQDAARALGAVVADAVNAFDPEAVAVMGEGVDMLDLAPGHVHQAMAEFLEQGDVEDVLVQRPLFTFGLYARGAAVAAMRELLSS from the coding sequence ATGACACCGTCGTCGCGCTGGCCGGCGGTCCCGGACACCGAGCGCCGAGTCCTGCTGGAGCTGCTCGTCCATGGCGCACTGCCCCGGGTGCGGATTGCCGAACGCCTCAGCCTCTCGCGCACCAGCCTGTCTCGGATCGCCCGCGGACTCATCGAGGCCGGCCTGATCGCAGAAGGCGAATCGGTCCCCTTGGGCGGCCGGGGCAGACCTGCCGAGTCCTTGCACCTACGCCACGACGCAGCGCACTTCGCCGGAGTCAAGCTGACCGCCGAGACGATGTACCTGGAGGTGACGGATCTGCGTGCCCAACCTGTTGCCGAGGTCGCAGTCCCGTTGCGTTCGCGTGAGGTCCCTGACGTGGTGACCCTCATTGCCGACTCAATCCGGCAGACCGGGGTGAGTGACGTCGTCGGCATCGGGATCGCCGTGGCCGGCGACGTCCGCTCAACCGCCGAGGGCACAGTGCTCCGGCATTCCAACTTCCTGGGGTGGGATGCCGTGCCGCTCAGCGGGTTGGTGAGCGAGGCGACAGGGATGCCTGCGACAGTCGTCAACGACGTGCACGCCCTGGCCGGAGCCCACCACTGGTTCGGCACTGACGGCAGCCACCGATCGATGGTCGTCTTTGGCGTCGGCGCCGGGATCGGTTCCGGTGTGGTGATCGATGGCATGCTGCATCCCGGGGCGCACGGCCGCGCCGGGCGGGTGGGGCACACGCGCATCGGTGGCCAGGGGCGCCGCTGCGAGAACGGTCACCTCGACTGTGTGCACAGCTTCGTGACGATCCCGGCCACCGAGCACAACGCGGGCGTCGGGCGGGGGGAGTACGCCCTCGCCCTCGAACGCGCACGAGCCGGCGAGGAGACGGCGGTGCGCGCCTTCCAGGATGCCGCGCGTGCGCTCGGGGCCGTCGTGGCCGACGCCGTCAACGCCTTCGACCCGGAGGCTGTCGCGGTGATGGGCGAGGGAGTGGACATGCTCGACCTGGCTCCCGGGCACGTGCACCAGGCGATGGCGGAGTTCCTCGAGCAGGGCGATGTCGAGGACGTCCTCGTGCAGCGCCCACTCTTCACATTCGGCCTGTACGCCCGCGGTGCGGCGGTAGCGGCGATGCGGGAGCTGCTCAGCAGCTAG
- a CDS encoding carbohydrate ABC transporter permease — MSTSTATGSRRRRHGAVSPWAPYLFVAPFVVLFLLFLVAPIVVAFVNSLFSRQSSGLGFGGSSIEFVGLANFVRAFADRDFLVGFPRVLLYGAVQVPVMMTIAAFFALLFDTALVKARRFFQFTVFLPYAVPSVIAALLWGFLYQPSVSPVLQFFESIGITLSPLASTVVLWSIANVALWSLVGINMIILFSALQSVPREMYEAARIDGAGEVRTALQIKLPMIAPAVLLTTLSSIIGTLQLFNEPQVLQTITSNIPSDYTPNMAIYATSTLGKDPHLASAMAVILGLATLVVSLLVLAANKRTTNRAGHGL, encoded by the coding sequence ATGAGCACCAGCACCGCCACGGGCTCACGGCGCCGTCGTCACGGCGCCGTGAGCCCCTGGGCTCCCTACCTGTTCGTGGCACCGTTCGTGGTGCTCTTCCTACTCTTCCTGGTCGCCCCCATCGTCGTCGCGTTCGTCAACAGCCTCTTCTCCCGGCAGTCCAGCGGGCTCGGTTTCGGCGGCTCCAGCATCGAGTTCGTCGGCCTCGCCAACTTCGTGCGCGCCTTCGCCGACCGGGACTTCCTCGTCGGCTTCCCCCGCGTGCTCCTCTACGGAGCCGTGCAGGTGCCGGTGATGATGACCATCGCCGCGTTCTTCGCGCTGCTCTTCGACACCGCGCTGGTGAAGGCACGCCGGTTCTTCCAGTTCACCGTCTTCCTGCCCTATGCGGTACCCAGTGTGATCGCCGCCCTGTTGTGGGGATTTCTCTACCAGCCCTCGGTCAGCCCGGTGCTGCAGTTCTTCGAGTCGATCGGCATCACCCTCAGTCCGCTCGCCTCCACCGTGGTGCTGTGGTCGATCGCGAACGTAGCCCTGTGGTCGCTGGTCGGGATCAACATGATCATCCTGTTCTCGGCGCTGCAGTCGGTGCCGCGGGAGATGTACGAGGCCGCACGGATCGACGGTGCCGGGGAGGTACGCACGGCACTGCAGATCAAGTTGCCGATGATCGCGCCCGCGGTCCTGCTGACCACCCTGTCCTCGATCATCGGCACCCTGCAGCTGTTCAACGAACCGCAGGTGCTGCAGACCATCACCTCCAACATCCCCAGCGACTACACGCCGAACATGGCGATCTACGCCACGTCCACCCTCGGCAAGGACCCGCACCTGGCGTCGGCGATGGCCGTCATCCTCGGACTGGCCACCCTCGTCGTCTCGTTGCTGGTGCTCGCCGCGAACAAGCGCACGACGAATCGAGCCGGCCATGGCCTCTGA
- a CDS encoding ABC transporter substrate-binding protein: MLAGAVAVAGIAACSPEEGAGTSGEPVEIEFWGWVPGLEDLVAQWNEENPDVQVAFHRMTGDDGQKVEAAVDAGAGPDLVQLSTHNLPDYVIAERVQDITDYVADDESNYTPASWASVSFDGRVFGVPQGIGPAATMYRHDIFAEHGIEFPTTWTEYLDAARALQEADEDLYIANLSPSEMGQWLQEIQQAEGSWYGIADDAWTVGVDDEGSQLVAERWQTLLDEGLVTTEPMWTPEYWSLVNNGSIASITYAAWFPSILAENASGLAGQWSIAPMPTNEGSTNGGDSGGAAVVVLANAEQPAAAAEFASWLNGSDDTQEALITVGGLFPSTQNGLASPALLQENEFYGGQVINEVFIEAAENTPATWVEGPNFGFIQTTILDEFARVVNGDQTFAEALDVTQEAAVADLENRGLEVAAP; the protein is encoded by the coding sequence ATGCTCGCAGGCGCCGTCGCCGTCGCCGGGATCGCCGCCTGTTCACCCGAAGAAGGGGCTGGCACCAGCGGCGAACCGGTCGAGATCGAGTTCTGGGGCTGGGTTCCCGGGCTCGAGGACCTCGTCGCCCAGTGGAACGAGGAGAACCCGGACGTCCAGGTCGCCTTTCATCGGATGACTGGTGACGACGGACAGAAGGTCGAAGCTGCCGTCGACGCGGGCGCCGGCCCCGATCTGGTCCAGCTGAGCACCCACAACCTGCCTGACTATGTCATCGCCGAGCGGGTGCAGGACATCACCGACTACGTCGCCGACGACGAGAGCAACTACACACCCGCCTCCTGGGCGTCGGTTAGTTTCGACGGACGCGTCTTCGGCGTCCCGCAGGGCATCGGCCCCGCCGCGACCATGTACCGCCACGACATCTTCGCCGAGCACGGCATCGAGTTCCCCACCACCTGGACCGAGTACCTGGACGCAGCCCGCGCCCTGCAGGAGGCGGACGAGGATCTCTACATCGCCAACCTCTCCCCGAGCGAGATGGGCCAGTGGCTCCAGGAGATCCAGCAGGCCGAGGGCAGCTGGTACGGCATCGCCGACGACGCCTGGACGGTCGGGGTCGACGACGAGGGCAGCCAACTGGTCGCCGAGCGGTGGCAGACCCTGCTCGACGAGGGCCTGGTGACCACTGAACCCATGTGGACACCCGAGTACTGGTCCCTGGTCAACAACGGTTCGATCGCCTCGATCACCTACGCCGCCTGGTTCCCCAGCATCCTGGCCGAGAACGCCTCCGGGCTGGCTGGGCAGTGGTCGATCGCCCCGATGCCCACGAACGAGGGGTCCACCAACGGCGGCGACTCCGGTGGCGCGGCCGTCGTGGTCCTCGCGAACGCCGAGCAGCCGGCCGCGGCGGCCGAGTTCGCCAGCTGGCTCAACGGCTCGGACGACACCCAGGAGGCACTGATCACCGTCGGTGGACTGTTCCCGTCCACTCAGAACGGCCTGGCCTCCCCCGCGCTGCTGCAGGAGAACGAGTTCTACGGCGGGCAGGTCATCAACGAGGTCTTCATCGAAGCCGCCGAGAACACACCCGCCACCTGGGTCGAGGGCCCGAACTTCGGGTTCATCCAGACCACGATCCTGGACGAGTTCGCCCGGGTGGTCAACGGTGATCAGACCTTCGCCGAGGCGCTCGACGTCACTCAGGAAGCCGCTGTCGCAGACCTGGAGAACCGCGGGCTCGAGGTCGCCGCTCCATGA
- a CDS encoding carbohydrate ABC transporter permease codes for MASDVALPPVRDSAPVPDGRRRTTFVSGERVSRTWMVIATAVMALASIYFLVPVVWLVIAATKSTGDLFSTPGFAFADFNLLENLRALSTYQGGIFWRWGLNSIIYSVLGSALTTLVCAITGYALAVYRFRGRTALISVVLASLLVPGTVIAQPTYVLLVTLGLDNSYAGLLLPALVYPFGVLLCFIFAQSSVPLELVEAARLDGAGELRIFVAIGLRLLASGLVTVLLFAFLGSWNSYILPLLVLTDAELMPLTVGLTGWNQASITIPGLQILTVVGSLVSIIPIAIVFLSLQRFWKAGLTAGSVRG; via the coding sequence ATGGCCTCTGACGTTGCCCTTCCCCCCGTCCGCGACTCCGCACCGGTGCCCGACGGGCGCCGCCGCACCACCTTCGTCAGCGGCGAGCGCGTCTCCCGCACCTGGATGGTCATCGCTACCGCGGTGATGGCCCTGGCCTCGATCTACTTCCTCGTACCGGTGGTCTGGCTCGTGATCGCGGCGACCAAGTCGACCGGAGACCTCTTCTCCACGCCCGGGTTCGCCTTCGCCGATTTCAACCTGCTGGAGAACCTGCGCGCACTGAGCACCTACCAGGGCGGGATCTTCTGGCGGTGGGGTCTGAACTCGATCATCTACTCCGTCCTCGGATCCGCGCTGACCACGCTGGTCTGCGCGATCACGGGGTATGCCCTGGCCGTGTATCGCTTCCGCGGTCGCACCGCACTGATCTCGGTGGTCCTGGCCAGCCTGCTCGTGCCAGGAACCGTGATCGCACAGCCCACCTACGTGCTGCTGGTCACGCTCGGCCTGGACAACTCCTACGCCGGCCTGCTGCTGCCGGCACTCGTCTACCCCTTCGGAGTGCTGCTGTGCTTCATCTTCGCCCAGTCTTCCGTCCCGCTGGAGCTCGTGGAAGCTGCCCGGCTCGACGGCGCAGGTGAGTTGCGCATCTTCGTCGCCATCGGTCTGCGCCTGTTGGCATCCGGCCTGGTGACCGTGCTGCTGTTCGCCTTCCTCGGTAGCTGGAACAGCTACATCCTCCCGCTACTGGTGCTCACCGACGCTGAGTTGATGCCCCTGACGGTCGGGCTCACCGGCTGGAATCAGGCCTCGATCACCATTCCCGGACTGCAGATCCTGACGGTCGTGGGCTCACTCGTCTCGATCATCCCGATCGCGATCGTCTTCCTCTCCCTGCAACGGTTCTGGAAGGCCGGGCTGACCGCCGGCAGCGTGCGAGGCTGA
- a CDS encoding glycosyl hydrolase family 95 catalytic domain-containing protein, whose translation MTMSMTTLRYRTPASRWLECLPLGNGTLGAMLDGAPSVTRIRLNDETAWSGSPESEHAGGVLDAASAATCLRQARDAVAAGDPMAAAQALMPTQVRYSQAFLPFATAELTREVPVTGYERELDLRTATHRTSGAGTVVERTFVSAPHGVLVHRIDGTALTGVELHTPHQVLASSTSADEAELLLRLPADVAPGHEPDATPVTWAQGPGQSLEGAVVAGIRREGGATVLVLATETTYAGLGRAPHGSAQDAAAVARRRVEDALRLGWDALAEAHARDYEPRFTRSRIELGTPEQHAAVADLSPDERVRRAQHADAPLAADPGLLSLLFDLGRYLLLSSSRPGSLPPTLQGIWNEEMQPPWSSNYTLNINAEMNMWAAHTTRLPECAEPLHDFVAALAQAGEPTAERLYGSRGWVAHHNSDAWLLTSPVGGGHGDVRWSAWPMAAPWLVRHVLDAVEFGAIDETALRRMWPAVRGAVAFTLDHVRQEGGRWTSAPASSPENAYWTADGEEAALDVTSAMDLSLAYEACRTAVRVAELLDVDDEVVAEARERLTTLPAEPEVATDGTLVEWASERAATDPHHRHVSHLVSLYPGHGCWSERAREAAARTLAERGDESSGWSLVWKGLLWARLGRGERVESHLQLLVRDAEGLSGPFAGGLYPNLFAAHPPFQIDANLGLPALLAEAVLQSHDGLHLLPALPPSLQEGRAEGLLARPGVIVDLAWSGGALVSARLRSGAGAVPVRVQWAGHHLDRVVTSEPLELVAADFTRPGRA comes from the coding sequence ATGACGATGTCCATGACCACGCTTCGCTATCGCACACCCGCCTCCCGCTGGCTGGAATGTCTACCGCTGGGCAACGGCACCCTCGGTGCCATGCTCGACGGCGCACCCTCCGTCACCCGGATCCGGCTGAACGACGAGACCGCATGGTCCGGATCACCGGAGAGCGAGCACGCCGGGGGTGTCCTCGACGCCGCGAGCGCCGCCACCTGCCTCCGGCAGGCGAGGGACGCCGTCGCGGCCGGGGACCCCATGGCAGCCGCTCAGGCGCTCATGCCCACCCAGGTGCGTTACTCCCAGGCCTTTCTGCCGTTCGCGACGGCGGAGCTCACCCGGGAGGTCCCGGTCACCGGATACGAACGCGAGCTCGACCTACGCACCGCCACGCACCGCACGAGCGGGGCAGGCACGGTCGTCGAGAGGACCTTTGTCTCGGCACCGCACGGGGTGCTGGTGCACCGGATCGACGGCACCGCGCTCACCGGCGTGGAACTGCACACCCCGCACCAGGTGCTGGCGAGCAGCACATCCGCGGACGAGGCCGAACTCCTGCTACGACTGCCGGCCGACGTCGCCCCCGGGCATGAACCCGATGCGACGCCGGTGACGTGGGCGCAGGGTCCGGGCCAGTCCCTGGAGGGTGCCGTCGTGGCGGGGATACGCCGCGAGGGCGGTGCCACGGTGCTGGTGCTCGCCACCGAGACCACCTACGCAGGTCTGGGAAGGGCACCGCACGGATCGGCACAGGATGCTGCAGCCGTTGCCCGGCGACGGGTCGAGGACGCGCTCCGCCTCGGCTGGGACGCCCTGGCGGAAGCGCATGCACGCGACTACGAGCCGCGGTTCACCCGGTCCCGGATCGAGCTCGGGACGCCCGAGCAGCACGCCGCCGTGGCCGACCTCAGCCCCGATGAACGCGTACGCAGGGCCCAGCATGCTGACGCTCCCCTCGCCGCCGACCCGGGCCTACTGTCGTTGCTGTTCGATTTGGGACGCTACCTGCTGCTCTCCTCCTCCCGGCCCGGCTCGCTGCCGCCGACGCTGCAGGGCATCTGGAACGAGGAGATGCAGCCACCCTGGAGCTCGAACTACACCCTGAACATCAACGCCGAGATGAACATGTGGGCGGCCCACACCACCCGACTGCCCGAGTGCGCAGAACCCCTCCACGACTTCGTCGCGGCGCTCGCCCAGGCGGGTGAGCCGACCGCCGAGCGGCTGTACGGCAGCCGTGGCTGGGTGGCCCATCACAACTCCGACGCCTGGCTGCTGACCTCCCCCGTCGGAGGCGGGCATGGGGACGTGCGCTGGTCGGCCTGGCCGATGGCCGCACCGTGGCTCGTACGGCACGTGCTGGACGCCGTCGAATTCGGCGCGATCGACGAGACGGCCCTGCGCCGGATGTGGCCGGCGGTGCGCGGTGCCGTCGCGTTCACGCTCGACCACGTCCGTCAGGAGGGCGGCCGCTGGACCAGCGCTCCGGCATCCTCCCCGGAGAATGCCTACTGGACAGCAGACGGCGAGGAAGCAGCGCTCGATGTGACGAGTGCGATGGACCTGAGCCTGGCCTACGAGGCCTGTCGTACCGCCGTCCGGGTGGCCGAGCTGCTCGACGTGGACGATGAGGTGGTGGCCGAGGCGCGCGAGCGCCTGACCACCTTGCCGGCCGAACCCGAGGTGGCCACCGACGGGACGCTGGTGGAGTGGGCGAGCGAGCGTGCCGCCACCGACCCCCACCACCGGCACGTGAGCCATCTGGTCAGTCTCTACCCCGGGCACGGATGCTGGTCGGAGCGGGCACGCGAAGCAGCGGCCCGGACGCTGGCGGAACGAGGGGATGAGTCCTCGGGCTGGTCGCTGGTATGGAAGGGCCTGCTCTGGGCACGGCTGGGCCGTGGAGAACGGGTCGAGTCGCACCTGCAGCTCCTGGTGCGTGATGCAGAGGGCCTCTCGGGCCCGTTCGCCGGCGGGCTGTACCCGAACCTGTTCGCCGCCCACCCGCCGTTCCAGATCGATGCGAACCTGGGGCTCCCGGCGCTGCTCGCCGAGGCGGTGCTGCAGAGCCACGACGGCCTGCACTTGCTGCCTGCGCTGCCGCCGTCACTGCAGGAGGGACGCGCCGAGGGTCTACTGGCCCGACCGGGCGTCATCGTCGACCTCGCCTGGTCGGGGGGAGCACTGGTCAGCGCGCGGCTCCGGTCGGGCGCCGGGGCGGTCCCCGTGCGGGTTCAGTGGGCGGGCCATCACCTGGACCGGGTCGTGACGAGCGAGCCACTCGAGCTCGTAGCCGCCGACTTCACGAGGCCCGGGCGAGCCTAG
- a CDS encoding acetylxylan esterase, protein MALSRTDMPLNDLRQYAPDLPEPPDLDDFWSRTLAEARAAGSSAQLEQVSGPIQELIVEDLTFPGFAGDPVRAWITRPKGEGPRPAVVEYVGYGGGRGLAGEKLAWAAAGYVHVLMDTRGQGSGWGTGGDTPDPHGSGPATPGYMTRGITSAAEHYYRRVYTDAVRLVDHVAEMPFVDRERIAVTGGSQGGGIAIAAGALSPQVRAVMPDVPFLCDFPRAITQTPQPPFTEITRYLSVHRDEVDAVLTTLSYLDGAILARRIQVPVLFSVALMDEVVLPSTVFAAFNAVPAADKEIEVYGFNGHEGGAFWQWHRQVEWLRERF, encoded by the coding sequence ATGGCTCTCAGTCGCACCGATATGCCCCTGAACGATCTGCGTCAGTACGCACCGGATCTGCCCGAACCGCCGGATCTCGACGACTTCTGGTCACGTACGCTGGCCGAGGCGCGTGCCGCTGGTTCGTCCGCGCAGCTGGAGCAGGTGAGCGGCCCGATCCAAGAGCTGATCGTCGAGGACCTCACCTTTCCCGGGTTCGCCGGCGACCCCGTCCGCGCGTGGATCACCCGGCCCAAGGGCGAGGGCCCGCGCCCCGCCGTCGTGGAGTACGTCGGCTATGGCGGTGGTCGTGGCCTGGCCGGGGAGAAGCTCGCCTGGGCGGCGGCTGGATATGTCCACGTGCTGATGGATACCCGTGGCCAGGGCAGCGGCTGGGGCACCGGTGGCGACACCCCCGACCCGCACGGATCCGGCCCGGCCACGCCGGGTTACATGACCCGTGGCATCACCTCGGCAGCCGAGCACTACTACCGCCGCGTGTACACCGACGCCGTGCGTCTCGTCGACCACGTGGCCGAGATGCCGTTCGTGGACCGGGAGCGGATCGCCGTGACGGGCGGCAGCCAAGGGGGCGGGATCGCGATCGCGGCCGGAGCACTCTCGCCTCAGGTGCGGGCGGTGATGCCCGATGTGCCGTTCCTGTGCGACTTCCCGCGGGCGATCACGCAGACCCCGCAGCCGCCGTTCACCGAGATCACCCGGTATCTCTCGGTCCACCGGGACGAGGTGGATGCGGTGCTGACCACCCTGTCCTACCTCGACGGCGCGATCCTCGCCCGCCGGATCCAGGTGCCCGTGCTGTTCTCGGTGGCGCTCATGGACGAGGTGGTCCTGCCCTCCACGGTCTTTGCGGCGTTCAATGCCGTGCCCGCTGCGGACAAGGAGATCGAGGTCTACGGCTTCAACGGTCACGAAGGCGGCGCGTTCTGGCAGTGGCACCGCCAGGTGGAGTGGTTGCGCGAGCGCTTCTGA